Proteins from one Drosophila gunungcola strain Sukarami chromosome 3R, Dgunungcola_SK_2, whole genome shotgun sequence genomic window:
- the LOC128266582 gene encoding heterogeneous nuclear ribonucleoprotein R isoform X19, producing MEPDVQMDAGGGESPILTLRKARSAITILSPMANSSKMAEGNGELLDDINQKADDRGDGERTEDYPKLLEYGLDKKVAGKLDEIYKTGKLAHAELDERALDALKEFPVDGALNVLGQFLESNLEHVSNKSAYLCGVMKTYRQKSRASQQGAAAPAAAVQVKGPDEDKIKKILERTGYALDVTTGQRKYGGPPPDWEGNVPGNGCEVFCGKIPKDMYEDELIPLFENCGTIWDLRLMMDPMTGTNRGYAFVTFTNREAAVNAVRQLDNHEIKPGKCLKINISVPNLRLFVGNIPKSKGKDEILEEFGKLTAGLYEVIIYSSPDDKKKNRGFCFLEYESHKAASLAKRRLGTGRIKVWGCDIIVDWADPQEEPDEQTMSKVKVLYVRNLTQDVSEDKLKEQFEQYGKVERVKKIKDYAFIHFEDRDSAVEAMRGLNGKEIGASNIEVSLAKPPSDKKKKEEILRARERRMMQMMQARPGIVGFETLSPYRNLSPTHPSMMSLTPMRLQGARMPLRTPIPREYVVGKRKFDGGHQNPADVKRRYPSGLIGNGGSWGSLPLPQQPLGTNGEQWYMDTFSAWS from the exons ATGGAGCCCGACGTTCAGATGGATGCAGGGGGTGGCGAGTCCCCGATCCTCACGCTTCGCAAGGCCCGCTCTGCGATAACGATTCTTAGCCCAATGGCCAATTCCAGCA AAATGGCGGAGGGTAATGGCGAACTATTAGATGACATTAATCAGAAAGCCGATGACCGTGGCGATGGCGAGCGTACAGAAGACTATCCCAAGCTGCTGGAATACGGTCTGGACAAGAAA GTCGCCGGCAAACTGGATGAAATCTACAAAACCGGCAAGTTGGCTCACGCCGAGCTGGACGAGCGCGCCCTGGACGCGCTCAAGGAGTTCCCCGTCGATGGTGCCTTGAATGTGCTGGGTCAGTTCCTCGAATCGAACCTGGAGCACGTGTCGAACAAGTCCGCCTACCTATGTGGCGTGATGAAGACGTACCGCCAGAAGAGTCGAGCCAGCCAACAGGGCGCGGCTGCGCCTGCCGCTGCCGTTCAGGTCAAAGGTCCCGACGAGGACAAGATCAAGAAGATCCTCGAGCGCACCGGCTACGCATTAGATGTGACGACAG GCCAGAGAAAATACGGCGGACCGCCACCGGATTGGGAGGGAAATGTTCCGGGAAATGGTTGCGAAGTTTTCTGCGGCAAGATACCCAAGGACATGTACGAGGACGAACTGATTCCGCTCTTCGAGAACTGTGGCACAATCTGGGACCTACGCCTCATGATGGACCCAATGACGGGCACAAATCGTGGTTATGCATTTGTCACATTCACAAATCGCGAAGCGGCCGTCAATGCAGTGCGACAG CTCGATAATCACGAAATAAAACCCGGCAAGTgtctgaaaataaatataagcgtACCGAATCTGCGCCTTTTCGTAGGCAATATTCCCAAGTCAAAGGGCAAAGATGAAATTTTAGAGGAATTTGGTAAACTTACAG CCGGCCTTTACGAGGTAATCATATACAGTTCGCCAGATGATAAGAAAAAGAATCGTGGCTTCTGTTTTCTCGAATACGAGTCACACAAGGCGGCATCTTTGGCCAAACGAAGACTTGGCACAGGTAGAATTAAG GTATGGGGATGTGATATAATAGTCGACTGGGCCGATCCACAGGAGGAGCCGGATGAACAAACTATGTCCAAGGTTAAAGTTCTTTATGTGCGAAATCTAACCCAGGACGTCTCAGAGGATAAGCTGAAG GAGCAATTTGAGCAATATGGAAAGGTGGAACGcgttaagaaaataaaagactaTGCCTTTATACACTTTGAGGATCGTGATAGCGCCGTCGAAGCTATGCGTGGCCTTAATGGCAAGGAGATCGGCGCCTCGAATATTGAG GTCTCTCTAGCCAAACCTCCCTcggacaaaaagaaaaaggaggaAATTCTGCGGGCTCGTGAGCGCCGTATGATGCAAATGATGCAAGCGCGTCCCGGGATCGTGGG ATTTGAAACCTTGTCTCCATACAGAAATCTGTCGCCGACACATCCCAGCATGATGTCCTTGACGCCCATGCGCCTGCAAGGGGCGCGCATGCCGCTGCGTACGCCGATACCTCGCGAATACG